The sequence TCATTCGGGTACGCAACGGCCTCGGGGGCAAAAGACGAATGCAGACCGTTCTACCGATCCATTCTCTGGGGGCGGAAGATGAGTGACCCTTGTACAGCGCCTGAGCCGTCTTCGCCCGAGGGCATTACCGAGACCGCACCCCCGCCGGCGAAGGCGGCGGAGGCGCGGGCGGTGGCTGCCGCGTTCGTGGCGGCCCTTGACCCACCGCCGTCCCCCACGGCCGTCCAGGACCTGCTGCTCCTGGTGTCGGAGCTGGTGACGAACGCGGTACGGCATGCCGGATCGGTCACCGCGCTGGCCTTCGGCGCGGACGACAAAGCGCTGTACGTACAGGTCGCCGACCCCAGCCCGGAGCGCCCGCGCCGGCGTGTCCCGGACATGACGGGCGCGGCGGGGGGATTCGGCTGGCCGCTGGTCCTGCGGCTGGCCAGGAATGTCACCGTCCGGAATCACACCGGCCGGGGAAAAATCATCCTGGCCACCCTGGCGCGGTGATTCACGTGCCGGAACCGCTCGCGCGGGTGCTCACAGGAAGCGGCGCAGCGGTACGACCGCCGCCTCGCGGATCCGCTGCACGACCGGCCTGCGCCGCCACCGCCGGCCCTCGATGAGCTCGCTCACCGCCCGGTCCTGCTCGAAGTGGCCGTCCAGCGCCGCGGTGAACGCCCGGTCCAGCACGGCGAGCATGACCTCCTCGTCGTGGTCCAGGGAGCGGCGGTTGATGTTGGTGGAGCCGATCAGCGCGGCCACCCGGTCGACGGTGACGATCTTGGCGTGCATCATCGTCGGCCGGTACTGGAAGATCTTCACCCCGCACTCCGTCAGCTGCTCGTAGTACAGCTGCCCGGCGAGCTGGCAGACCCGCTTGTCGGTGTGGGGGCCCGGAAGCAGGATCTCCACCTCGACGCCGCGCCGCGCCGCCGCGCACAGCAGCTCCACGAAGAAGGCGTCCGGCGCGAAGTAGGCCGTGGCGATCCTGACGCGCTCCTCGGCGGACTCCAGGACGACCCGGAGCAGCGTCTGCATGTCCTGCCAGCCGACGCTGGCCGAGCCGCGTACGACCTGCACCACGGCGTCGCCCTGCGGCGGGATGTTCCGGAACCGGTCGCGGTCGTCGAACAGTTCGTCGTGGCACTCGGCCCAGTTCTGCGCGAAGGCCGCCGCCAGGCCGTCCACCGCGGGGCCCCGCACCTGGACGTGCGTGTCGCGCCACTCGTGCTCGTCGCGTGCGTCCCCGCACCACTCCTCGGCGATGCCCACGCCTCCGGTGAACGCCGTCTCCTCGTCCACCACGAGGACCTTGCGGTGGCAGCGGTGGTTCTGCTTCAGCGGGGAGAGGTACAGCGGCTTGCGGAACCACGCGACCTGGACGCCCGCCTCCTCCATGGCCCGCAGCTGGTCCTTCTCTATGAGCCTGCTGCCGAACCCGTCGAGCAGCAGCCGCACCCGCACCCCGGCCCGCGCCCGTTCCGCCAGCGTGGCCGCGAACTCCTTCGCGATGTCACCGCGCCAGTAGACGAACGTCATCATGTCCACGGTGTGCCCGGCGCCCCGGATGGCGTCCAGCATCGCGGCGAAGATGGCGTCGCCGTTCCGCAGCGGGACCAGCTCGTTCCCCTCGGTCGCGGCGATCCCGATGAGCCGTTCCAGCCGTCGCCTGAGCCGGTGGGCGCGCTCGGTGAGGACCGCGTCCCCGGGGGCGGGGGATATCTCCGGGAGCTCCGGGCGGAGTTCCGGTCTGTCGTCCGTGCTGCTCGTCATGGCTCACCATCTTCCCCGGCGCCCCCGGCCCAACCCGTTCCATGGATCGCCTCATTGGTCTTGACCAATTTCCGTAAGTATGAGAATCATGACCGGAGTCGCCACAGAACCTTCATAACTGCTCTGCAGGAGAACCACGCACTATGCGCATACCGACCTCCGCCGCACTCGCGGCGCTCGGCGGTGCCCTCGTTCTCGGGCTCACCGTCGCTCCGGCCGCCCAGGCCGCCCCCGCCACGGCGGACTGCACCACGGACGCCTTCGGGATCGCCGGGAAGTACGGCGAGTTCGTCCTCGGGGACGACGTCCACTCCCCCGACGCGGAAGGCGCCGTGGCCGTCGGCGGCAACGCCGACTTCCGGGGCGGGTTCAGCGTCGCCAACGAGCTGACGGCCGCGCAGGTCGACGCGCTGCCCGGCCGGGCCTCGCTCGTCGTGCGGGGCGACCTGCTCAACGGCGGTTCGGCCACCGTCGTGATGAAGGGCAACGCCGTCGTCGGCGGCGCGGTCAAGGACCGGGCCCTGGAGATGCACAACGGCACCTTCGCCAAGAAGGCCGATCTCATCGACTTCGACGGCGAGTTCACCAAGCTCCGCTCCTACTCGGACGCGCTGGCCGAGGAGCAGGCCACCGCCGGGGCCTCGGTGAGCCTCGAAGGCAACCGGCTGACGCTGACCGGCACGGACAGCGGCCGCAACGTCTTCTCCGTCGAGGCGTCGCAGCTGGAGAAGGCGAAGGAGGTCTTCGTCAAGGTCCCGGCCGGCGCGACGACGATCGTCAACGTCACGGGGCAGACGTACGACATGGCGACCGCCGGCACGACCGGCTTCTTCCTGTCGGGCGGTCAGGACTTCGTCCTGGACGACAAGCTGCAGAGCGCGAACGACGGCGCGGTCCGCGCCATGCTGCTGTGGAACTTCCCGGACGCCACCAAGATCGTCAAGAACAGCCAGGCGGCCTGGCCGGGCAGCGTGCTCGCGCCCCGCGCCCACCTGGAGCTCGGCACGGCGGCCCCGGTCAACGGCTCGGTCTGGGTGGCCTCGCTGCACGGCTCGGGCGGCGCGGAGACCCACCACTTCCCGTTCACCGGCTGCCTCCCCGAGGTCCCCGGCACCGGCACCCCGACGCCCGGTACGACCCCGAGCGGCACGCCCTCGACGACGCCCCCGGCGACCGCCACCCCGTCGCCCTCGGCCACGCCGTCCGGCACCGCCACCCCGTCC is a genomic window of Streptomyces sp. NBC_00708 containing:
- a CDS encoding choice-of-anchor A family protein translates to MRIPTSAALAALGGALVLGLTVAPAAQAAPATADCTTDAFGIAGKYGEFVLGDDVHSPDAEGAVAVGGNADFRGGFSVANELTAAQVDALPGRASLVVRGDLLNGGSATVVMKGNAVVGGAVKDRALEMHNGTFAKKADLIDFDGEFTKLRSYSDALAEEQATAGASVSLEGNRLTLTGTDSGRNVFSVEASQLEKAKEVFVKVPAGATTIVNVTGQTYDMATAGTTGFFLSGGQDFVLDDKLQSANDGAVRAMLLWNFPDATKIVKNSQAAWPGSVLAPRAHLELGTAAPVNGSVWVASLHGSGGAETHHFPFTGCLPEVPGTGTPTPGTTPSGTPSTTPPATATPSPSATPSGTATPSGTPSGSTTPGAPAPSASPSRPEGDLATTGSGNMIPITVAGAAVVAAGAGLVIVARRRKRA
- a CDS encoding ATP-binding protein, whose protein sequence is MSDPCTAPEPSSPEGITETAPPPAKAAEARAVAAAFVAALDPPPSPTAVQDLLLLVSELVTNAVRHAGSVTALAFGADDKALYVQVADPSPERPRRRVPDMTGAAGGFGWPLVLRLARNVTVRNHTGRGKIILATLAR
- a CDS encoding phospholipase D-like domain-containing protein encodes the protein MTSSTDDRPELRPELPEISPAPGDAVLTERAHRLRRRLERLIGIAATEGNELVPLRNGDAIFAAMLDAIRGAGHTVDMMTFVYWRGDIAKEFAATLAERARAGVRVRLLLDGFGSRLIEKDQLRAMEEAGVQVAWFRKPLYLSPLKQNHRCHRKVLVVDEETAFTGGVGIAEEWCGDARDEHEWRDTHVQVRGPAVDGLAAAFAQNWAECHDELFDDRDRFRNIPPQGDAVVQVVRGSASVGWQDMQTLLRVVLESAEERVRIATAYFAPDAFFVELLCAAARRGVEVEILLPGPHTDKRVCQLAGQLYYEQLTECGVKIFQYRPTMMHAKIVTVDRVAALIGSTNINRRSLDHDEEVMLAVLDRAFTAALDGHFEQDRAVSELIEGRRWRRRPVVQRIREAAVVPLRRFL